A stretch of the Streptomyces sp. NBC_01428 genome encodes the following:
- a CDS encoding PadR family transcriptional regulator — MLELAILGFLCDTPLHGYELRKRITALTGHVKPVAESTLYPAIKRLENAGLLERTTQPGSVAAPRHVLTLTEEGGRELRRRLAEPAGRDISDENRWFSVLAFLRHLEDPSAQATVLRRRLAFLEEPASFFYDGERPVRAEELDDPFRRGILTIARATSDAELAWLRATLDSLDAAGG, encoded by the coding sequence ATGCTGGAGCTGGCCATCCTCGGATTTCTCTGCGACACCCCGCTGCACGGCTATGAGCTGCGCAAGCGCATCACCGCCCTGACGGGGCACGTGAAGCCAGTGGCGGAGAGCACGCTGTATCCCGCCATCAAGCGACTGGAGAACGCGGGCCTGCTGGAACGCACCACGCAGCCCGGTTCCGTGGCCGCGCCTCGTCACGTCCTGACGCTCACCGAGGAGGGTGGTCGCGAGCTGCGCCGCCGGCTCGCGGAACCGGCCGGGCGGGACATCAGTGACGAGAACAGGTGGTTCTCGGTGCTTGCCTTCCTGAGGCATCTGGAGGACCCGTCGGCGCAGGCGACGGTGCTGCGCCGCCGGCTCGCGTTCCTGGAGGAGCCGGCGAGCTTCTTCTACGACGGTGAGCGACCGGTGCGGGCCGAAGAGTTGGACGACCCTTTCCGGCGAGGCATCCTCACCATCGCTCGGGCCACCAGCGATGCCGAACTGGCGTGGCTGCGGGCCACCCTCGACTCACTGGACGCCGCGGGCGGGTGA
- a CDS encoding alpha/beta fold hydrolase codes for MRQAEFDSEGSLIRWIEAPGTGPARVYVHGLGAASTVYYAHIAARPELAGRRTLFVDLPGHGVSDRPAGFGYTLEDHAAALAAALDGADVSGAELVAHSMGGAVAVVLAHRRPDLVSRLVLVEANLDPYPPGTTGDSGIAAYEEDDFVENGGHARVLEKVGASWAATMRLADPRALHRTALALQHGTVPTMRRMLTGLAVDRVYLQGELSGELPGAQALEEAGVRVVAVPGAGHNIMFDNPDVFAAVLAGTH; via the coding sequence ATGAGGCAGGCCGAGTTCGACAGCGAGGGAAGCCTGATCCGGTGGATCGAGGCGCCGGGGACGGGGCCCGCACGCGTGTATGTGCACGGTCTGGGGGCGGCCTCGACGGTCTACTACGCCCACATCGCCGCCCGACCCGAACTCGCGGGCCGCAGAACGTTGTTCGTCGACCTGCCGGGACACGGCGTCAGTGACCGGCCGGCGGGGTTCGGCTACACGTTGGAGGATCACGCGGCTGCTCTCGCCGCGGCCTTGGACGGCGCCGACGTCAGCGGGGCGGAACTCGTCGCGCACAGCATGGGGGGCGCGGTCGCCGTCGTGCTCGCACACCGGCGGCCCGACCTCGTCTCACGGCTCGTCCTCGTCGAGGCCAACCTCGACCCGTACCCGCCGGGCACGACGGGCGACAGCGGTATCGCCGCGTACGAGGAGGACGACTTCGTGGAGAACGGCGGCCACGCGCGCGTGCTCGAGAAGGTGGGGGCCTCCTGGGCCGCGACCATGCGCCTCGCCGACCCGCGTGCCCTGCACCGCACCGCGCTGGCACTCCAGCACGGCACGGTCCCGACGATGCGTCGGATGCTCACCGGGCTGGCCGTCGACCGCGTCTACCTTCAGGGCGAACTCAGCGGCGAACTCCCCGGCGCACAGGCACTGGAGGAGGCGGGCGTGCGGGTCGTGGCCGTGCCGGGCGCGGGTCACAACATCATGTTCGACAACCCCGACGTCTTCGCCGCCGTTCTCGCCGGTACGCACTGA
- a CDS encoding class I SAM-dependent methyltransferase produces MSDDHTHVQEFFGARAADWDTRFPDDGPAYEAAVSDMGLRPGDRVLDAGCGTGRALPPLKAVVGASGVVVGADLTWAMLEAAVRAGRDRDGRLLLTDVAALPLRSESLDAVFAAGLVAHLPNPAENLRELARVVRPGGRLALFHPIGRAALAARQVRQLTPEDLRAESNLGPLLADSGWDMTSYADEDARFLALAVRRG; encoded by the coding sequence ATGAGCGACGACCACACACACGTCCAGGAGTTCTTCGGCGCCCGCGCGGCCGACTGGGACACGCGGTTCCCCGACGACGGCCCCGCGTACGAGGCGGCGGTGTCCGACATGGGGCTGCGCCCGGGTGACCGGGTGCTCGACGCGGGCTGCGGAACCGGACGCGCGCTGCCGCCGCTGAAGGCCGTCGTGGGCGCCTCCGGCGTGGTTGTCGGGGCCGATCTGACCTGGGCCATGCTGGAGGCCGCCGTGCGGGCCGGACGCGACCGCGACGGACGCCTGCTGCTGACCGATGTCGCCGCCCTGCCGCTGCGTTCGGAGTCACTGGACGCGGTGTTCGCGGCCGGTCTCGTGGCTCACCTGCCGAACCCTGCCGAGAATCTGAGGGAGTTGGCGCGCGTGGTGCGACCCGGCGGCAGGCTGGCGCTGTTCCATCCGATCGGGCGGGCAGCCCTCGCGGCGCGCCAGGTTCGGCAGCTCACCCCGGAGGACCTGCGTGCGGAGTCCAACCTTGGCCCCCTGCTCGCCGATTCGGGCTGGGACATGACCTCGTACGCCGACGAGGACGCCCGCTTCCTGGCGCTCGCCGTGCGCAGGGGCTGA
- a CDS encoding MHYT domain-containing protein, which translates to MGHLDHAAFGWLTPVLSYVMASIGAALGLRCAVRALGSTGSSRRNWLLAAASAIGSGIWTMHFVAMLGFGVTGTEIRYNVPLTVLSLLVAMAFVSAGLFAVGYGRDRRRAFVIGGLTTGLGVASMHYLGMAALRLHGQVHYDPAIVGLSVVLAVLAATAALWAALSTRSPVAVTVASLVMGGAVSSMHYTGMTAVSVSVHPAAGTLPGATAMQFIFPLAVGLGSYLFLTAAFVALSPMSERPEASASIRRRVESIAR; encoded by the coding sequence ATGGGACACCTGGACCACGCCGCCTTCGGCTGGCTGACCCCCGTGCTGTCGTACGTGATGGCCTCCATCGGCGCCGCCCTCGGCCTGCGCTGCGCGGTCCGCGCGCTCGGATCCACCGGCTCGTCGCGCCGCAACTGGCTCCTCGCCGCCGCATCCGCGATCGGCAGCGGCATCTGGACGATGCACTTCGTGGCGATGCTCGGCTTCGGCGTCACCGGCACGGAGATCCGCTACAACGTGCCGTTGACCGTCCTGAGCCTGCTCGTCGCGATGGCGTTCGTGAGCGCCGGACTCTTCGCCGTCGGCTACGGACGCGACCGGCGCCGTGCGTTCGTCATCGGCGGGCTCACCACCGGGCTCGGCGTCGCGAGCATGCACTACCTCGGTATGGCGGCCCTGCGCCTCCACGGCCAGGTGCACTACGACCCCGCAATCGTCGGACTCTCCGTCGTACTGGCGGTCCTGGCGGCGACCGCCGCCCTGTGGGCGGCGCTCTCCACCAGGTCGCCCGTCGCGGTCACCGTCGCCTCCCTCGTCATGGGCGGAGCGGTGAGCAGCATGCACTACACCGGGATGACGGCGGTGAGCGTGAGCGTCCACCCTGCCGCGGGCACCCTGCCCGGGGCCACGGCGATGCAGTTCATCTTCCCCCTCGCCGTCGGCCTCGGGTCCTACCTCTTCCTCACCGCGGCATTCGTCGCGCTCTCCCCGATGTCCGAACGCCCCGAGGCGTCCGCGTCGATCCGGCGACGGGTCGAGAGCATCGCCCGCTGA
- a CDS encoding sensor histidine kinase, protein MRTSRRSTTAGAQPPPRARGRRAHAGPPADERPEFDVSAADAVAPTRLPLEGWHLRPRTVRAKVVSLLMVPVVSLLALWAFATVGTAQDVARLRQLQRVDTTVRAPVDAAVAALQAERAAAVGYATDPAAARSTEFRNLSRQTDRAVGKLRLGDDHTVADGADLPAAATQRLDAFVTDAGSLTSLRTSVLDRRTGWDEAYDRYTKAIATAFGVEGALSGVDEAGMSSDARVLLEFARAGEALAQEDAVLGGARLAGTLDGERLRLFTGAVDTRRALTDAAMVDLRGPERGAWTDLARGAAYLDVSTVEDKVLAARPGTKAVEAAPESAWDIAHARVQDGMRTIATEAAVADRADPFGRALFTPAGAAVLFGLAAGIASLIISVRIGRDLVVELVSLRDSALDIARRKLPEAMRRLRAGEAVDVRAEAPLGKPSDDETGQVAEALNTVHRAALHAAVERAELAGGISGVFVNLARRSQVLVHRQLNLLDTMERRSDDPDELSDLFRLDHLTTRMRRHAESLIILSGAAPGRAWRMPVSLTDVVRAAVSEVEDYARVEVRQLPDAAVIGTAVADLTHLLAEVVENAAQFSPPHTRVRITGEPVGNGYVIEVEDRGLGMGKETLAQANHRIEQSEALDLFDSDRLGLFVVSRLSARHNIKVQLRTSPYGGTTAVVLLPTTLLDGGPRERSTAQAETGRPVEREYARVASVPEQDAVRTAGERPALVPPVAAAPQGPVTGSRETPPPKVATLRLHRPADETETSEELPRRVRQAHLAPQLRGQRASETAEPPPSATDDERTPERVRARMTAYRDGWIRGGGTSPGVPAPPDAAAGRDSSEGDSA, encoded by the coding sequence ATGCGTACATCCCGCAGATCCACCACAGCCGGTGCCCAGCCGCCACCACGGGCCCGCGGCCGCCGGGCCCACGCGGGCCCGCCGGCGGACGAGCGCCCCGAGTTCGACGTGTCCGCCGCCGACGCTGTGGCGCCGACCCGCCTTCCCCTTGAGGGATGGCACCTTCGGCCCCGCACCGTGCGGGCCAAAGTCGTCAGCCTGTTGATGGTGCCGGTCGTCTCGCTGCTCGCGTTGTGGGCGTTCGCCACAGTCGGCACCGCTCAGGACGTCGCACGGCTGCGTCAACTGCAACGCGTGGACACCACCGTGCGCGCTCCCGTCGACGCCGCTGTCGCCGCGCTCCAGGCGGAACGTGCGGCCGCGGTCGGCTACGCGACCGACCCCGCCGCGGCGCGGTCGACCGAGTTCAGGAACCTCTCCCGGCAGACCGACCGCGCCGTCGGGAAACTCCGCCTCGGCGACGACCACACCGTCGCCGACGGCGCCGACCTCCCCGCGGCGGCCACCCAACGGCTCGACGCCTTCGTCACCGACGCGGGGAGTCTGACCTCGCTCCGCACGTCCGTACTGGACCGGCGCACCGGCTGGGACGAGGCGTACGACCGCTACACGAAGGCCATTGCGACCGCCTTCGGGGTCGAGGGCGCGCTTTCCGGCGTCGACGAAGCGGGAATGAGTTCCGACGCGCGCGTGCTGCTCGAGTTCGCCCGGGCCGGTGAAGCCCTCGCCCAGGAGGACGCCGTCCTCGGCGGGGCCCGGCTCGCCGGAACCCTCGACGGTGAGCGGCTCCGCCTCTTCACGGGCGCGGTCGACACACGCCGCGCTCTGACGGATGCCGCCATGGTGGATCTACGAGGACCCGAACGCGGGGCTTGGACGGACCTGGCCCGGGGGGCCGCCTACCTGGACGTGAGCACGGTCGAGGACAAGGTGCTGGCCGCCCGCCCGGGCACCAAGGCCGTCGAGGCAGCGCCGGAATCGGCCTGGGACATCGCGCACGCACGGGTGCAGGACGGTATGCGGACGATCGCGACCGAAGCGGCCGTCGCGGACCGGGCGGACCCGTTCGGGCGGGCACTGTTCACGCCCGCGGGCGCGGCGGTCCTCTTCGGACTCGCCGCGGGGATCGCCTCCCTGATCATCTCCGTGCGCATCGGCCGCGACCTCGTCGTCGAACTGGTCAGCCTCCGCGACAGCGCCCTGGACATCGCGCGCAGGAAACTTCCCGAGGCCATGCGCCGGCTCCGGGCCGGTGAAGCGGTCGACGTGCGTGCCGAAGCGCCCCTCGGAAAGCCCTCGGACGACGAGACGGGCCAGGTCGCGGAAGCGCTCAACACCGTGCACCGAGCCGCTCTGCACGCCGCCGTCGAACGCGCGGAACTGGCCGGCGGGATCTCCGGAGTCTTCGTCAACCTCGCCCGGCGCAGCCAGGTACTCGTGCACCGTCAGCTGAACCTCCTGGACACCATGGAGCGCAGGTCGGACGACCCCGACGAGCTGAGCGACCTGTTCCGCCTCGACCACCTCACCACCAGGATGAGACGTCACGCGGAGAGCCTGATCATCCTCTCCGGAGCCGCACCCGGCCGCGCCTGGCGGATGCCGGTCTCGCTGACCGACGTGGTCCGGGCGGCCGTCTCGGAAGTCGAGGACTACGCGCGCGTGGAGGTGCGCCAGCTTCCCGACGCTGCCGTGATCGGGACCGCGGTCGCCGACCTGACCCACCTCCTCGCGGAGGTCGTGGAGAACGCCGCCCAGTTCTCGCCGCCCCACACTCGCGTCCGGATCACCGGCGAACCCGTCGGCAACGGCTACGTGATCGAGGTCGAGGACCGGGGCCTCGGCATGGGCAAGGAGACACTCGCCCAGGCCAATCACCGCATCGAGCAGTCCGAGGCGCTCGATCTGTTCGACAGCGACCGGCTCGGCCTCTTCGTGGTCAGCAGACTCTCCGCCCGGCACAACATCAAGGTGCAGCTGCGGACCTCGCCCTACGGAGGCACCACCGCGGTGGTTCTGCTGCCCACCACCCTCCTGGACGGCGGCCCGAGGGAACGATCGACCGCCCAAGCCGAAACCGGCAGGCCGGTGGAAAGGGAGTACGCGCGCGTGGCGTCCGTCCCGGAGCAGGACGCCGTCCGAACAGCCGGCGAACGCCCCGCACTGGTACCGCCGGTGGCAGCGGCGCCCCAAGGCCCCGTGACCGGCTCACGCGAGACCCCACCGCCCAAGGTCGCGACACTCCGCCTGCACCGCCCGGCCGACGAGACCGAGACCTCCGAGGAACTCCCACGGCGGGTACGCCAGGCACACCTGGCACCTCAACTGCGCGGACAGCGCGCTTCGGAGACGGCCGAGCCACCGCCGTCCGCGACGGACGACGAACGCACACCCGAACGCGTACGCGCGCGGATGACCGCCTACCGGGACGGCTGGATACGAGGCGGCGGCACGTCACCCGGCGTCCCCGCGCCCCCCGATGCCGCAGCGGGCCGCGACAGCAGCGAAGGAGACTCCGCATGA
- a CDS encoding roadblock/LC7 domain-containing protein, which yields MIQDPSTRPTQPSGELDWLLDDMVLRAADVRHAVVLSNDGLAVGASTGLRREDAEHLAAVASGFHSLAKGAGRHFGVGGVRQTMVEMDDGFLFVAAAGDGSCLAVLTAVTADIGLVAYEMALLVKRVGEHLRTPARAAAQPPVAG from the coding sequence ATGATCCAGGATCCGAGCACGAGACCCACCCAGCCCTCCGGCGAGCTCGACTGGCTGCTGGACGACATGGTGCTGCGTGCGGCCGACGTGCGACACGCCGTGGTGCTGTCGAACGACGGCCTGGCGGTGGGCGCGTCCACCGGTCTGCGGCGCGAGGACGCCGAACACCTCGCCGCCGTCGCCTCCGGATTCCACAGCCTGGCGAAGGGAGCGGGGCGCCACTTCGGGGTCGGCGGGGTGCGCCAGACGATGGTGGAGATGGACGACGGCTTCCTCTTCGTTGCCGCGGCGGGAGACGGGTCGTGCCTCGCCGTCCTGACCGCGGTCACCGCGGACATCGGCCTCGTGGCCTACGAGATGGCACTCCTGGTCAAGCGGGTCGGCGAGCACCTCCGCACGCCCGCGCGCGCCGCCGCACAGCCGCCCGTCGCGGGCTGA
- a CDS encoding DUF742 domain-containing protein: protein MTDDTPSAPTQPESQWYDQEAGPLVRPYAMTGGRTQSGPTGVHFDLIALVSLDEGAPGADDDTSLGPEHRTLIELCRTETQSVAELAADADLPLGVVRVLLGDLLDRGCVTVSRPVPPAQLPDERILREVIEGLRAL, encoded by the coding sequence ATGACCGACGACACGCCGAGCGCCCCGACACAGCCCGAGAGCCAGTGGTACGACCAGGAGGCGGGGCCTCTCGTCCGTCCCTACGCGATGACGGGCGGCCGCACCCAGTCGGGCCCCACCGGGGTGCACTTCGATCTGATCGCCCTGGTCTCGCTCGACGAGGGCGCCCCCGGGGCCGACGACGACACCTCCTTGGGACCGGAACACCGGACCCTGATCGAACTGTGCCGTACCGAAACCCAGTCCGTCGCCGAACTGGCCGCCGACGCCGATCTTCCGCTGGGCGTGGTCAGGGTGCTGCTGGGAGACCTGCTGGACCGCGGCTGCGTCACCGTCAGCCGCCCCGTACCGCCCGCACAACTACCCGACGAGCGCATCCTCCGCGAGGTGATCGAGGGACTGAGGGCGCTCTAG
- a CDS encoding GTP-binding protein, translating to MVSENSDASGGDTSALALKILVAGGFGVGKTTLVGAVSEIRPLRTEELLSEAGQSVDDTGGVDQKVTTTVAMDFGRITIRSGLSLYLFGTPGQDRFWFLWDELSTGALGAVVLADTRRLEDCFPAVDYFEHRHIPFVVAVNCFADARAYGAQDVSRALDLDRGTPVVLCDARDRDSGKEVLIRLVEYAGRVHTARLLDSVG from the coding sequence ATGGTCTCCGAGAACTCCGACGCCTCGGGTGGCGACACCTCCGCCCTGGCGTTGAAGATACTGGTCGCCGGCGGATTCGGCGTGGGAAAGACCACCCTGGTGGGCGCCGTCAGCGAGATCCGGCCGCTGCGAACCGAGGAACTGCTGAGCGAGGCCGGCCAGTCGGTGGACGACACCGGCGGAGTGGACCAGAAGGTCACCACCACCGTCGCCATGGACTTCGGGCGCATCACCATCAGGTCGGGCCTCTCGCTCTACCTGTTCGGGACGCCGGGCCAGGACCGCTTCTGGTTCCTGTGGGACGAGTTGTCGACGGGCGCCCTGGGCGCGGTCGTCCTCGCGGACACCCGACGGCTGGAGGACTGCTTCCCGGCAGTCGACTACTTCGAGCACCGGCACATCCCGTTCGTGGTGGCCGTCAACTGCTTCGCCGACGCACGCGCATACGGCGCTCAGGACGTCTCTCGCGCCCTCGACCTCGACCGGGGCACGCCGGTCGTGCTCTGCGACGCCCGCGATCGCGACTCCGGCAAGGAGGTGCTGATCCGGCTCGTCGAGTATGCCGGGCGGGTCCACACCGCCCGGCTCCTCGACTCGGTCGGCTGA
- a CDS encoding PPOX class F420-dependent oxidoreductase, giving the protein MAEKMTDEQWRAFVSQGTRTGKLSTVRADGSPHVAPIWFVLDGEDLVFNTAKDSVKGKNLARDGRVALCVDDDRPPFAFVVLEGRAVLSEDVDDLRHWAARIGGRYMGEDRAEEFGRRNGVPGELLVRLRIEKVLAFAAVAD; this is encoded by the coding sequence ATGGCAGAGAAGATGACCGACGAGCAGTGGCGAGCGTTCGTCTCGCAGGGAACCCGCACGGGGAAGTTGTCCACCGTCCGGGCCGACGGCAGTCCGCACGTGGCACCGATCTGGTTCGTGCTGGACGGCGAGGACCTGGTGTTCAACACCGCGAAGGACAGCGTGAAGGGAAAGAACCTGGCGCGGGACGGCCGGGTCGCCCTGTGCGTGGACGACGACCGGCCGCCCTTCGCCTTCGTGGTGCTGGAGGGCCGGGCCGTGTTGTCGGAGGATGTCGACGATCTGCGGCACTGGGCCGCCCGGATCGGCGGCCGCTACATGGGCGAGGACCGCGCCGAGGAGTTCGGCAGGCGCAACGGCGTACCCGGTGAACTGCTCGTCCGCCTGCGGATCGAGAAGGTCCTGGCCTTCGCCGCCGTGGCCGACTGA
- a CDS encoding roadblock/LC7 domain-containing protein — MAQNTGLGWLLDDLTQRVEHVRHALVLSNDGLVTGASTGLRREDAEHLAAVSSGLHSLAKGSGRHFGAGHVRQTMVEFDDAVLFVTAAGAGSCLCVLSGAEADIGQVAYEMTLLVNRVGEHLGVDARLPGSRPATDL; from the coding sequence ATGGCACAGAACACGGGACTTGGCTGGCTGCTGGACGACCTCACCCAGCGGGTCGAGCACGTCCGGCACGCCCTCGTGCTCTCGAACGACGGGCTGGTGACCGGCGCGAGTACGGGGCTGCGACGCGAGGACGCCGAACACCTCGCCGCCGTCTCGTCGGGACTGCACAGCCTCGCCAAGGGCTCCGGACGCCACTTCGGCGCCGGGCACGTACGGCAGACGATGGTCGAGTTCGACGACGCCGTGCTCTTCGTCACCGCGGCCGGCGCGGGCAGCTGTCTGTGCGTCCTCAGCGGTGCCGAGGCGGACATCGGCCAGGTCGCGTACGAGATGACGTTGCTGGTGAACCGGGTCGGCGAGCACCTCGGCGTGGACGCGCGACTGCCGGGCAGCAGGCCCGCCACAGACCTCTGA
- a CDS encoding DUF6397 family protein, giving the protein MTAGSTITQSATTSLGRAARELELRRGEFDLAVHLGCVRTLPDEGGGGRRVARAEIDRLRSEAGFPETLHERVKAVGTTEGAALMGMTTTRFTRLARLGLVVPVKFYLNRYRAIVWLYLAEELRQFAADEKHAPLMKGRTPEGLRGQLEEGVDLRPRNWRGRHLGFQLRQSEDPWARAAVVASLLDPAAVAEVARDPHERAYLNRLRPDRASSAAPDSPSALIAERIMTADDPDEIGWLRADLRQTLSEAREDRPAPRPSVSSVPPMPATPRNRPPAPARTTDATDAPDVARSRRLLGWLRRRNADADLPTAP; this is encoded by the coding sequence ATGACCGCCGGCAGCACCATCACCCAGTCCGCCACCACGTCGCTCGGCCGCGCCGCGCGAGAACTGGAGCTCAGGCGCGGAGAGTTCGACCTGGCCGTGCACCTCGGCTGCGTGCGTACCCTCCCCGACGAGGGAGGTGGGGGACGCAGGGTCGCCCGCGCCGAGATCGACCGCCTGCGTTCCGAGGCCGGATTCCCCGAGACCCTGCACGAGCGGGTGAAGGCGGTCGGCACCACGGAGGGCGCCGCGCTCATGGGTATGACGACCACCCGGTTCACCCGCCTCGCACGCCTGGGCCTCGTGGTGCCCGTCAAGTTCTATCTGAACCGATACAGGGCGATCGTCTGGCTGTATCTCGCCGAAGAATTGCGGCAGTTCGCCGCCGACGAGAAGCACGCCCCGTTGATGAAGGGCCGGACGCCCGAAGGACTCCGCGGTCAGCTCGAAGAAGGCGTCGATCTCCGGCCCCGCAACTGGCGCGGACGCCACCTGGGTTTCCAGCTCCGGCAGTCCGAGGACCCCTGGGCTCGTGCCGCCGTCGTGGCGTCGTTGCTCGACCCCGCTGCGGTCGCCGAGGTCGCACGGGACCCCCACGAGCGTGCCTACCTCAACCGTCTCCGGCCCGACCGGGCTTCCAGCGCGGCTCCGGACTCGCCCTCGGCACTGATCGCCGAGCGCATCATGACGGCGGACGATCCCGACGAGATCGGGTGGCTCCGGGCCGACCTGCGCCAGACCCTCTCCGAGGCACGGGAGGACCGGCCCGCGCCCCGGCCCAGCGTGTCCTCGGTCCCGCCGATGCCGGCCACTCCCCGGAACCGGCCACCGGCACCCGCCCGTACGACCGACGCCACCGACGCGCCGGACGTCGCCCGCTCGCGGAGGCTCCTCGGGTGGCTGCGCCGCAGGAACGCGGACGCGGACCTGCCTACAGCGCCCTGA
- a CDS encoding acyl-CoA thioesterase, which produces MTNPAERLVDLLDLEQIEVNIFRGRSPQESLQRVFGGQVAGQALVAAGRTTEGDRPVHSLHAYFLRPGRPGVPIVYQVERVRDGRSFTTRRVTAVQQGRTIFNLTASFHKPEEGSFEHQLPPAREVPDPESLPTVSQEIKEHLGALPEALERMARRQPFDIRYVDRLRWTPEETKDAEPRSAVWMRAVGPLGDDPLVHTCALTYASDMTLLDAVRIPVEPLWGPRGFDMASLDHAMWFHRPFRADEWFLYDQESPIATGGRGLARGRIYDQEGHLLVSVVQEGLFRAL; this is translated from the coding sequence ATGACGAATCCTGCCGAGAGACTCGTCGACCTGCTCGACCTGGAGCAGATCGAGGTCAACATCTTCCGGGGCCGGAGCCCGCAGGAGTCCCTCCAGCGGGTCTTCGGCGGACAGGTGGCGGGCCAGGCGCTGGTGGCCGCCGGCCGCACGACCGAGGGCGACCGGCCGGTGCACTCGCTGCACGCGTACTTCCTGCGCCCGGGCCGACCGGGTGTGCCGATCGTGTACCAGGTCGAACGGGTGCGGGACGGGCGGTCGTTCACCACGCGCCGGGTCACCGCGGTGCAGCAGGGCCGCACGATCTTCAATCTCACCGCCTCCTTTCACAAGCCTGAGGAAGGGAGCTTCGAGCACCAGCTGCCGCCGGCCCGTGAGGTCCCGGACCCCGAGTCCCTGCCGACGGTGTCGCAGGAGATCAAGGAGCATCTGGGGGCTCTGCCCGAAGCGTTGGAGCGCATGGCGCGGCGTCAGCCGTTCGACATCCGCTATGTGGACCGGCTGCGTTGGACGCCCGAGGAGACGAAGGACGCCGAGCCGCGCAGCGCGGTGTGGATGCGTGCCGTCGGCCCGCTGGGCGACGACCCGCTCGTGCACACCTGTGCTCTCACCTACGCGAGCGACATGACGCTCCTGGACGCCGTCCGGATCCCGGTGGAACCGCTGTGGGGTCCGCGTGGCTTCGACATGGCGTCGCTGGATCACGCCATGTGGTTCCACCGGCCGTTCCGTGCGGACGAGTGGTTCCTCTACGACCAGGAGTCCCCCATCGCGACGGGCGGACGCGGGCTGGCCCGCGGCCGCATCTACGACCAGGAGGGGCACCTGCTCGTCTCGGTCGTACAGGAAGGCCTGTTCAGGGCGCTGTAG